The Phalacrocorax carbo chromosome 2, bPhaCar2.1, whole genome shotgun sequence region GcagacaccaccaccaccacgagCTACCGCGCTGGCTCCGGCAGCCTACGGCCGCTCCTGCTCCCCCGGCGTGTCTGGGTTACCTATGCAGAGGTTAACTGAGTACCAGAAAGAGCTGCTAGTCAGAAAGATTATCCACAGAGCAAGTAGAGAAGCACAAGCTacacccccccttccccacccccctgccaccCTGCGCGGCCCCTCCGGGCCCGGAGAGGCTGTTCCCGCCTCCCTTTGGGAAGCGGAGGCGAGCCTAGAAGCTTCCAGGCCCTTTTCCCGGCAGTTTCCCGTTTTCCCGGTGCTCGCCCCGCACCCCCAAGGAACCCGTGGGCCGGATCGTGCGGCATTGGCTGGGGAGCCTCGGCAGGAGGTCACCGGCGAGGCGAGAAGGGCCCTGGCACCTCTCCGCGGCTCTCCCGGCCTCCCGCGGCTCGCTCCGGCGCCCGGCgaagctgctgctcctgctcccaggcCGGCGGGCGGCCGACGGCGCGTCTCGGCTCTGCATCCCGAACGCGTCCCTGCGGAATGACGGCCAGTCCAGAAGAGAAGGACGGAGGGTTCTGGGCGAAGCTCTGGGCCCGCGGAggccccccgctgccccacggctgcctCCGGGTCCGCGCGTCACCCAGCCGAGCCCGGCGGCAGGAGCGGGCAGAggtgccgccgccgggccctgcCGCAGGCACGGAAGCGGTTTTTAAGCCGAGAGATCCCGCATCCCGAGCTCCTCCCGCTCCCCACGGTCCGTgcggctgcagcaggagccaaCGCTGCGGATCCCGGGTCCCGCGGCCgcccctcagctccatcccctccATCGGTTTGGTACGTCGGCGAGGCAGAAAGGCTCACCCAGCGCCTCCGAGCCCGCCTCCTGCTTCGCCCCGTCCGACGCACGCTTCTGGGGGGGGCCTCATGTTCCCAAAAGCACCGCGGTTCTGCCGAGTCCCCGCCGCCACGAGCCCCGACTCGCGGCTCCCCCTCCGGCCGGCCGTCGGCCCCCGGCGCGAGCCGCCGCCTCGTTCTGTTTGGTGTCTTTTAGTGCAAGAGCGACGAGGTGCGGTCCCTCGCCGCGGAGGCAGGCTTTCGGCGGCCCGCGCGGGCGTTACAAGCAGCTGGGGCACGGCGAGGGCTTCTCTTCGCCGTGCGCTCTCTCAGGCACTCTCAGGACTCGCTTCTCCTCAAAGCTTCTGCCGCAGCCGCCGTACTTGCACCAGAGCTCGGCTCGGCAGTCGGGCTGGGGCTTCAGGAGCAGCTGCCGCTGGCTCAGGCAGTCGGCGCAGCAGCACTGCGGCGGCGGGTTCGGGGGCTTCGGGCTCAAGCCTTCCCCCGCCTCGGCGCACTTGCAGGGGCACTGCCCGCCGGGGCCCTCCTGCGGGTGGTGGGACCCCGGCACGAGGTGGTGGTCGTCCTGCATCAGCTGCAGGAGGATGTCTGCCGCCCCCGAGGGGCTCTCGGGTCTGTTGGGGGGCTGCGCTCCCGCCCGAAGCTCCTCCCGAGCCAGCGATCCGTGAGTGGCTCCGTGGGAGCAGGGGGGCAGCAGCACGCCGGGGCCGTCGGAGCCTTTTCCCAGGGGAGCGTCGCCGGCGTCCGGCTCTTCCTGGTGCGCCGGGCAGGTCCCCTCGCAGCAGGAGGGCGGGATGCCGCCGGCGTGCGTCCTGCGGTGCCGGAGGAGGTGAGCCTTCTGGCTGAAGCCCTTCCCGCACTCGGCGCAGCGGAACGGTCGCTCGCCGGTGTGGGTCCTCTGGTGAACGGCCAGATTCACCTTCTGCCGGAATCGCTTCCCGCACTCGGCGCAGGCGTGCGGCCGCTCGCCGGCGTGGCCCTGCCGGTGCAGCTGCAGCTCGCCGTGCTCCTCGAAGGTCTCCCCGCAGAGTGAGCAGGGGTAGGGGCTGCCGGGGTGGGGCTGGAGgccggcggccgggcccggctcGCCCTGGGGTCTCTCCGCCGCGTGCACTCGCTGGTGGACCCGCAGGGAAAGCTTGCTCTTGAAGCGCTTGGGACACTCCAGGCAGCTGAAGGGCTGCCTGCCCGTGTGGGTCTTCTGGTGGGCGATGAGGTTGGGCTTCTGGGCGAAGCGCTTGCCGCACTGGGTGCAGGCGAAGGGGCGCTCCCCGGTGTGCGTGCGGTAGTGGGTCACCAGGTTCCCCTTCTGGTTGAAGCGGCGGCCGCAGACGCCGCAGGTGAAGGGGCGCTCGCCGGTGTGGATGCGCTGGTGGGTCACCAGGTTGGTTTTCAGGCTGAACCTCTTCCCGCAGACGTCGCAGCGGTAGGGCCCCCTGCCCCGGTGGTTTTGCCGGTGTTTTACCAAACGCTCGTACTGGGCGAAGCTTCTCCCGCACTCGGGGCACACCCAGGCCCTCCCCTCCGCCTGCTTCTCCTGCGGGGTGGATTTGGGGGACAGCTCGTCGCCGGAGCTCTTCTCGTGCTCGGGGCACGGGTAGGACTTCTGCCCGACGTGGGTCTTCTGGTGGGCCACGAGGGAGAGCCAGAGGCCGAAGCTGTTGCCGCACTGGTTGCAGATGAAGGGTTTCTCCGCCCCGGGGGTCTGGGGAGCCGGGGCGGTCGCGTCCCCGAGGACGGGCTGCACCCCCAGGTGCCCCAGGAGGTGCGGGCCGTGGGCGAAGGCTGCCGCGCAGCCCCCGGGAGCGTCGGCGGCCGGACTGTGCTGCGGCCGGAGGAGAGTCACCTTCTGGCAAAACCCCTCCCCGCACTGGATGCAGGGGAAGGTCTGCTCGCCCAGCGGGGCTGGCTGGTGCGGCAGGAGCGGCTCCTTCGGGGGAAAGCTCT contains the following coding sequences:
- the LOC135312154 gene encoding zinc finger protein 585A-like — its product is MSAGGAPQPAHALNLLPYPRLSEVPRAGHELDAVSAEVPSDPCTGYRFFKPGGLFGMKQSEEPYAEGQQMQEDTKILVSPCAVEPGRVNKVEQPEEKPGAAAGALELYPAAASSSGRWFHGGQRAPERAGVERDGAAGLGPLSTRVACWVPQLGAGPFRCAQCGKGFRQKQSLITHERIHTGEKPYRCGDCGKSFSQRPNLLTHRRVHTGERPFPCAQCGKRFSQKANLLAHQRIHAAGEKALAGGEQEDGAAGKPKLRSQQRSYQEDTPFVCPECGKSFRQKPNLITHRRIHTGERPFTCFLCGRSFNQKTNLVTHYRVHTGERPFACTQCGKRFTQKTNLVTHQSTHTDLRPYPCGQCQKCFKDKVSLKAHQKTHAPRQRRCPGRSPATGLPFGAAAPTLLQPGGPEPDPAFSPMASLPIQKLPEGQELYSCAEKSFPPKEPLLPHQPAPLGEQTFPCIQCGEGFCQKVTLLRPQHSPAADAPGGCAAAFAHGPHLLGHLGVQPVLGDATAPAPQTPGAEKPFICNQCGNSFGLWLSLVAHQKTHVGQKSYPCPEHEKSSGDELSPKSTPQEKQAEGRAWVCPECGRSFAQYERLVKHRQNHRGRGPYRCDVCGKRFSLKTNLVTHQRIHTGERPFTCGVCGRRFNQKGNLVTHYRTHTGERPFACTQCGKRFAQKPNLIAHQKTHTGRQPFSCLECPKRFKSKLSLRVHQRVHAAERPQGEPGPAAGLQPHPGSPYPCSLCGETFEEHGELQLHRQGHAGERPHACAECGKRFRQKVNLAVHQRTHTGERPFRCAECGKGFSQKAHLLRHRRTHAGGIPPSCCEGTCPAHQEEPDAGDAPLGKGSDGPGVLLPPCSHGATHGSLAREELRAGAQPPNRPESPSGAADILLQLMQDDHHLVPGSHHPQEGPGGQCPCKCAEAGEGLSPKPPNPPPQCCCADCLSQRQLLLKPQPDCRAELWCKYGGCGRSFEEKRVLRVPERAHGEEKPSPCPSCL